GCCTCTGGTGCTCGGCGCGGCAGCGGCCGAGCACCGCCTCGCCCCGCTGGCGCTGGCGGTGGGGGTGACGCTCTCCTTCACTGTCATCGGTCTGTTCGTCGCCACCGTCGGCTACGCCATCGGGCTGGAGGGCGACGCGTTCCGCATGGTGGGCGCGGTGCTGATGATCGGCATCGGCGCGGTGCTCGCCGTGCCGCCGCTGCAGACGCGGCTCGCCACCGCCGGCGGGCCGGTGAGCGACTTCGCCAGCCGGCATTTTTCCGGCTTCGCGACGGAGGGCGTGGGCGGCCAGTTCGCCGTCGGGCTGCTGCTCGGCGCGGTGTGGAGCCCGTGCGTCGGCCCCACCCTCGGCGCCGCCTCGGTGCTCGCCGCGCAGGGCCGCAACCTGGGCGAGGTGGCCGCGGTGATGGCCCTGTTCGGCCTCGGCGCCGGACTGCCGCTGGCGCTTGCCGGAACCCTCTCGCGCCCCACGCTGATGCGCTGGCGAGCGCGCATGATTTCCGGCGGCAAGGGGGCGAAGGCCCTCATGGGTCTGGTGCTGGTGGTGGTCGGCCTCCTCATCGCCACCGGCGCCGACAAGCGGATCGAAGCGGCTCTGGTCCAGGTCTCTCCGGCCTGGCTGACAACGCTGACAACGCGGTTCTGACCTCCCGCGGGGCGTTTCCGCTTCGATCCAGAGACGGGCCGAGCCGGCGCCGTCTCCCTCCGGCTGCAAGTAGACCTGCGCGCAGCCAGTTCTGCGTGTCCCGCAGGCTGCGGCCGGCGCCCGGTGGCGCACGCCGATCCCACGTGCGCCGCCGGGCCTTTCCTACGGCTGGTCCCTGGCAGCATGGCGCTCCAGCTTCTTCTCCAGGGGGTGGAGCACCACCAGCAGGAACAGGGCGAGCACGACCCCGAGCGCGATCAGCTCCCAGGATGCCAGCGCGCATGCGATGCCCACGGCGGCGGTCACCCAGACCAAGGCGGCAGTCGTCAGCCCCCGGATACGCCCGGCGCTGCGATCGCGCAGCACGACACCGGCCCCGAGAAAACCGATGCCGGTGAGCACGCCCTGGATGACACCCTGGATCACGCGGCTGGTCGCGTCCGGATCGCTCGCCATCCCGTCCACCTGCAGACCCGCGAGGGCCACCAGAGCCGCCCCAAGCGCCACGAGGCCCAGCGTGCGCATGCCGGTCGGCTTGTCGCTCAGATCGCGGTTCAGCCCGAGCGCCATGCCGGCGGCCATGGCTGTCACCAGGCGCAGGACGGCATCGATCGCGCTGGCATCGATGAACAGGGGACCGATCTGCATGGCGGGGCTCGCCTCCTGCCCGCAGCAAGCACCACAGCGCCTGTCTTGTTCCGGCCAAGGCAAGCGGAGCGGAGGCAGCGCCCGCCGCTACCCCCGGCAGTCGGGAAAACAGCTTGATCGGTGAACAGCCCTCTAACTATAAGAAAGAGAATGCGTATCCGGCCTGACTGCGTCGCATCAGTCCCGCGCGTGCTCAAACGCGAGCGCCTCCATGAACGCCATCACCTCGCTGAAGTCCTTCATCCTTGACCGGGTCGAGATGATCGGCGCCCCCTTCTATGCCGACGCCCACCGCCTCTCGGTGCCCGAGGACGATCCCCACGATACCCTCGCTGCCGCAGCGGCAGAGGACCATGACCCGGCCGACGGGCAGTCCTTCGCCATCGATTACGTGGACCACGCCGGCAATATCAGCCACCGCCGCATCTCAGTCTGGGCCGTGCAGCGCAATGTGGAAGGCGTGCCTATCCTCATCGCCAAGTGCCACGAGCGGCAGGCGGCCCGGGCCTTCCGGGTGGACCGCATTACCGCCGTCACCGACCTCGACGGCGCGAAGCGCGAGCCGCTGTCACGCTTCTTCTACGAGACCTTCGGCTTCATCTGGCCGAAGGACGCCGAGGTGGTCGCCCCCGAGGAGCCAGAGGACCAGCGCTGGGACCGTATCCGCATGGTCATCCGCAAGGCCGGCATCACGCTCCTGGCCGCGCTGGCGCGGGCCGACCGCGAGATCGGCGCCGCCGAGGTGGAGGAGATGGTGTTCTTCTGCGAGCGTGCCTGCGCCGCCGAGGATATCGACCTCACCGGCGCCGAGCGCGAGCGCCTCGCCGCCTGGGTTGCCCGCCTGCGGCCGACGCCGGAGTCCGTGGAAAGCTCGCTCGACACCCTGTTCGAGAGCGGCACCGAGGCCATCGCGACCCTGCTCAAGGCCGGCATGCGCGTCATCAGCGCCGACGGCTCCCTGAAGGAAGCCGAGGCCGAGATGCTCGACGCCTTCTGCTATGCGCTGACAGGCCGGCACGTGAGATAAGGTTAACCGAAAGCACAGGCGCGGCGGCACCATATGGCCGCGCCCGCGTTGTCCTCCCAAACCATCCGGAGGACATGATGCCGTCTGCCGACCCGATCCGCTTCGTCCGGCCCGCCCTTGCGGGCATGTTCCTCGCGAGCGCGCTCCTGAGCGGTGCCGCGCTGGCCCAGCAGGCCGCACCGGCGGACCCCGTCCCGCCGCGCCCCGCGCCCAGCCCGGCCGCACCCGCCGCGCCGGCCACCGCGCCGGTGGTCTCGCCGAAGGTCGCGCCCCCGCTTGCCGCCCCCAAGCCGGAAGATGCGCTGAAGGCGCGGGCGGAACAGACCGTCACCGAGGAGGCACTCAAGGACGCCGAAGCCCAGGCGCCCGGGGATGCCGAGCGCGCCGCCGCCTGCAAGGCCCATGCGATGGCACGGCTCAAGGCGAACTCGCCCTCCGTCGACGACATCTTCATCGACATGGACGGCCTCACCATCGCCAAGGCCGACCTGGCCGTGGGGCAGGAGAAGATCACCGCCGTGCTGATGGGCGAGGCCTATATCAAGCGCGATCGCTCGGACAAGGCCCACCGCTTCCTCTGCCTCGTCGGAGAGAAGGACAAGGTGGTGATGACCTTCTTCACCGAAAGGTAGGCGTCCCGGCGACAGGCGTCACGTTTCGACGAGGCCCGTCGTGTTGCCCGTGGCGGCCGAATCCGAGCGGCCGTGGGGCTTGGCCAGATATTCGCTCGATCGCATCTCGTGCAGGCGCGAGATGGTGCGGGCGAACTCGAACGCCTCCGCGCCGTCGGTGCCGAGATAGAGCTGCTCCGGCTCGGCGGCGGCCGAGGCGATGAGTTTGACGTTGGCGTCGTAGAGCGTGTCGATCAGCGAGATGAAGCGCTTCGCCTCGTTGCGCTGGTCCGGCCCCAGAATGGGGATGTGCTCCAGCACGATGGTGTGGAAGAGGCGGGCGAGGCTGAGATAATCCGGGTTCGGCCCGAGCGCCGCCTCGCAGAGATCGGCGAACGAGAAGCGCGCCGCGCCCTGCCCCATGGCGGGAATGACGAGCTTGCGGCCCTTCAGCAACATCTCGCCCGGCCTGCCTCTGCTGGCTCCGGCGAGCCGCCGCCACGCGGCCTCCACCGCCGCATCGGCGGCGGGCCCGAGCGGCGTGTGCCAAGTGCTCACGCCCTCCAGCTTCTCCATGCGGTAGTCGGTGCGCGAATCGAGGGACATGACCCGCATGCGTTGCTCGATCTCGCCGATGAAGGGCAGGAACAACGCCCGGTTGAGGCCGCCAGCATAGAGATCCTGCGGCGCAACGTTGGAGGTGGCGACCACCACCACGCCGTCGGCAAACAGCTTCTCGAACAGCCGGCCGAGGATCATGGCGTCGGCGATGTCGGTCACGTGGAATTCGTCGAAGCACAGCACCTTGGCCTCGTCGGCCAGGGCCTGCGCCACCGGCGCGATGGGATCGGCGCTCTTGCGTTCGCCCTTTTTCTGCGCCTGCCGCTCGCGGAAGATGCGCTCGTGCACGTCGCCCATGAATTCGTGAAAGTGCGCCCGGCGCTTGCCCTTGGCCGGCAGCGCGTCGAAGAACAGGTCCATGAGCATGGTCTTGCCGCGGCCGACCTTGCCGTAGACGTACATGCCCTTGGGCTGCACCGGGGCGCGACGCTGGAACAGCCAGCCGAGCGCGGAGGATTTTTGCGCCAGCGCCCGCTGCCGCAATTCCAGCTCCAGCCGGGCAAACTCTCCCACAACTTCCGCCTGGGCCGGATCCTCCGAAATGTCGCCCGCGGCGAGCCTTGCCGCATAGAGCTCCTGGACCCGCGCCGTCGTCTCGCCCGCCATGAACGTGTTCCCGTTCACCCGCCGTCGCCGGCGCCTTCATCTGCCGCGCCGCGTGTCGGCGCTTGTGCACTGCCGCATCCGCTTAGAGCAGATTGGCCCAAAGTTGAAGCGCAAGCCGGCGAACCAGTGACTTGGGGAGGCCATTGCCCCGTGGAGCGAAGCAGTAGAGGTTGGGGCACAGACCCGCGCGTGTGACCGCGCTAAGGCCAAAATCCGCGTTCATCCACCGTCCCGCCCGACAGGAACAGCCGAGCCCGCACGATGGAGTCCCCCGCCCCGCAGTCAGCAAGCCTCGTCCACACGCGCGAGCCGTTCGCCCGCAGCGTGAAGCGCTGGCTGGCCGACCATGATCCCGGCGGCATCGACACCACGCGGGCGCTGGCGCTGGGCATCTCCTTCGTCATCGTCATCGTCTCCGGCTATGCCACGTCGGTGGGATTCCGGCTGGGCATGGATACCACCTTCCCGATGATGGCCGGCTGCGCCGCGCTGGTGATGATCTCCTTCACCCCCGGCGCCAGCGTCGCCGCCGAAGGGCGCAACATGCTGCGCCTGTTCGCCCTTTCCGTGTCGTTCCTTGCGCTCCTCACCGCCATCGGCCCGGGCAACGGGCCGGCCAACGACATGGTGC
The nucleotide sequence above comes from Xanthobacter flavus. Encoded proteins:
- a CDS encoding cytochrome c biogenesis CcdA family protein is translated as MVLGSLALGSLGLAFLAGVLSILSPCVVPLLPLVLGAAAAEHRLAPLALAVGVTLSFTVIGLFVATVGYAIGLEGDAFRMVGAVLMIGIGAVLAVPPLQTRLATAGGPVSDFASRHFSGFATEGVGGQFAVGLLLGAVWSPCVGPTLGAASVLAAQGRNLGEVAAVMALFGLGAGLPLALAGTLSRPTLMRWRARMISGGKGAKALMGLVLVVVGLLIATGADKRIEAALVQVSPAWLTTLTTRF
- a CDS encoding MgtC/SapB family protein, with amino-acid sequence MQIGPLFIDASAIDAVLRLVTAMAAGMALGLNRDLSDKPTGMRTLGLVALGAALVALAGLQVDGMASDPDATSRVIQGVIQGVLTGIGFLGAGVVLRDRSAGRIRGLTTAALVWVTAAVGIACALASWELIALGVVLALFLLVVLHPLEKKLERHAARDQP
- a CDS encoding WYL domain-containing protein, which translates into the protein MNAITSLKSFILDRVEMIGAPFYADAHRLSVPEDDPHDTLAAAAAEDHDPADGQSFAIDYVDHAGNISHRRISVWAVQRNVEGVPILIAKCHERQAARAFRVDRITAVTDLDGAKREPLSRFFYETFGFIWPKDAEVVAPEEPEDQRWDRIRMVIRKAGITLLAALARADREIGAAEVEEMVFFCERACAAEDIDLTGAERERLAAWVARLRPTPESVESSLDTLFESGTEAIATLLKAGMRVISADGSLKEAEAEMLDAFCYALTGRHVR
- the zapE gene encoding cell division protein ZapE, producing the protein MAGETTARVQELYAARLAAGDISEDPAQAEVVGEFARLELELRQRALAQKSSALGWLFQRRAPVQPKGMYVYGKVGRGKTMLMDLFFDALPAKGKRRAHFHEFMGDVHERIFRERQAQKKGERKSADPIAPVAQALADEAKVLCFDEFHVTDIADAMILGRLFEKLFADGVVVVATSNVAPQDLYAGGLNRALFLPFIGEIEQRMRVMSLDSRTDYRMEKLEGVSTWHTPLGPAADAAVEAAWRRLAGASRGRPGEMLLKGRKLVIPAMGQGAARFSFADLCEAALGPNPDYLSLARLFHTIVLEHIPILGPDQRNEAKRFISLIDTLYDANVKLIASAAAEPEQLYLGTDGAEAFEFARTISRLHEMRSSEYLAKPHGRSDSAATGNTTGLVET